One Aegilops tauschii subsp. strangulata cultivar AL8/78 chromosome 7, Aet v6.0, whole genome shotgun sequence genomic window carries:
- the LOC109763747 gene encoding putative F-box protein At2g33200 → MMEAAMYRYWSDLQPELLGLVLKHLPSLSDRVRLRAVCRTWRSNSMLQPLPLPFPWLTLPDGTFLSIPGSEIHRIPVPEGACCQGSIDNWLFLIDNGNVCSLMNPFSKTALELPNLVAVWEREIRYHSDRKPIFYKLVVPSPLDSSPHSPVVALIMDDGCFHTLCISQPPIATASLRDNKDPRLFLSDVVFFNGKLYAWGCFGQLFIVDLDNDCAISSISCIIDSLGDIGGTPQHLSIAEEYMVKRYLVECGAKLLLVARWFRCTPRSTSYDVFEHKRTAAFQVFEADLQSSPGRWRKGSELGGHALFLGQHGSKCLPAVECSGYNEDCIYFMCDYVWPTSSANPLCDSGVYSMRDGTITPLMSEAAAAPLQRVGQWRPTWFFPPQAV, encoded by the coding sequence ATGATGGAGGCTGCAATGTATCGCTATTGGTCAGATCTTCAGCCGGAACTCCTGGGCCTTGTTCTCAAGCACCTCCCCTCCCTGTCTGACCGTGTTCGTCTAAGAGCAGTCTGTCGCACCTGGCGCTCTAATAGTATGTTGCAGCCGCTTCCTCTGCCATTCCCGTGGCTCACCCTCCCAGACGGTACTTTCCTCAGCATTCCAGGCAGTGAAATTCACCGCATACCTGTACCAGAAGGTGCTTGTTGCCAAGGTTCCATTGACAACTGGCTATTCCTCATTGACAATGGTAATGTGTgctcattgatgaatcctttctCCAAGACCGCACTAGAGCTTCCTAATCTAGTGGCTGTTTGGGAGCGTGAGATACGTTACCACTCTGACCGTAAACCGATTTTCTATAAGTTGGTGGTGCCCTCTCCCCTGGACTCATCACCTCATTCCCCTGTCGTTGCACTAATCATGGACGATGGTTGTTTCCATACACTCTGTATTAGCCAGCCACCGATTGCCACTGCCTCGCTCAGAGATAATAAGGATCCACGACTGTTCCTTAGTGATGTCGTATTCTTCAATGGGAAGTTGTACGCATGGGGTTGCTTCGGCCAGCTTTTCATCGTCGATTTGGACAACGACTGTGCCATTTCATCCATCAGCTGCATAATTGACTCTTTGGGTGATATAGGTGGAACACCGCAACATTTGTCCATAGCAGAGGAGTACATGGTAAAACGGTATCTCGTTGAATGTGGGGCTAAACTGTTGCTGGTGGCAAGATGGTTTCGATGCACGCCACGTTCCACAAGCTACGATGTCTTTGAACATAAACGTACTGCCGCATTTCAGGTCTTTGAGGCAGACTTGCAATCGAGCCCTGGTCGATGGAGAAAGGGCAGTGAGTTGGGTGGCCATGCACTCTTTCTTGGCCAACATGGCTCCAAGTGCCTGCCTGCTGTGGAATGCAGTGGATACAATGAGGATTGCATCTACTTCATGTGTGACTATGTCTGGCCCACCTCTTCTGCAAATCCTCTTTGCGACTCTGGTGTGTACAGCATGAGGGATGGCACAATCACGCCGTTGATGTCAGAGGCAGCAGCAGCACCGCTGCAGCGTGTTGGACAGTGGCGGCCCACATGGTTCTTCCCTCCTCAAGCTGTGTGA